A single genomic interval of Streptomyces sp. BA2 harbors:
- a CDS encoding OmpL47-type beta-barrel domain-containing protein, with protein MTLPAVRKRRLWTALLASLLMVLGLTSTAASQPDNPGRAAAQTLTWTAGNDIDKYTSAPATAVAGATTIVFENSEATGNNTGMPHTLTFDVSDPEYNNDVPLNILANPNDDQGGKHTAEVTLTPGRYRYHCTIPGHGAMQGILVVTEGGGEDTTAPETAAKVEGQTNSDGAYVGSATVSVTATDAGSGVDKTEFAVGADGAWQPYTAPVVVDQVGTHKIRYRASDKAGNVAAEKAVDFTVVPPPTDDKTPPETSATVSGEKNDKGEYVGMATVTVTASDTGSGVNKIEYAVGDGGAWTAYTAPVMVHAAGAHKIRYRAADKAGNQAAEKAVEFTVVTPPVEDKTPPETTAKVEGDKNSDGAYVGKAKVSVNATDAGSGVDKVEYSLDGGPYLAYAAPVVVDRVGRHTVAYRASDKAGNTSAAKDVSFTVAEGGGVPAPNCPEFDERLTVFVGTVDTGIPNRVTNNRCRINEMIEDEKEWTSHALFLKHVKSVTDKLLRTGEIDQREYSKINRAAKQSGIGKPGQTEGYRKIFDGTQDSLNKWEQVGGGKFGLNPDGSITSSTTVQGMGMLWFPQRKYGDFSLKLQWRDDAPGNGNANGGVFVRFPQVHDHPEESRPEWVAIKYGHEVQVLDRPDGDMYKTGSIYGFDRVGLGGAGVTPKGTWNDYEIKVVDQHYSIYRNGVLINEFDNTGGQDFTPPRGDDPGTDGRRYSSGYVGLQVHGVTDVISYRDIRIKEL; from the coding sequence ATGACATTGCCCGCGGTACGCAAGCGAAGACTCTGGACGGCGCTTCTCGCGTCGCTCCTGATGGTGCTCGGCCTGACGTCCACGGCGGCGAGCCAGCCCGACAACCCGGGCCGGGCCGCGGCCCAGACCCTGACCTGGACCGCGGGCAACGACATCGACAAATACACCTCCGCTCCCGCCACGGCGGTCGCGGGCGCGACGACGATCGTCTTCGAGAACAGTGAGGCGACCGGCAACAACACCGGCATGCCGCACACGCTGACGTTCGACGTCTCGGACCCCGAGTACAACAACGACGTACCGCTGAACATCCTGGCCAACCCGAACGACGACCAGGGCGGCAAGCACACGGCGGAGGTCACCCTCACACCCGGACGCTACCGCTACCACTGCACCATCCCCGGCCACGGGGCGATGCAGGGCATCCTGGTGGTGACCGAGGGCGGCGGCGAGGACACCACGGCCCCCGAGACCGCCGCGAAGGTCGAGGGGCAGACCAACTCCGATGGTGCGTACGTCGGTTCGGCCACCGTCTCGGTGACGGCGACCGACGCGGGTTCGGGCGTCGACAAGACCGAGTTCGCGGTCGGGGCGGACGGCGCCTGGCAGCCGTACACGGCGCCCGTGGTCGTCGACCAGGTAGGCACCCACAAGATCCGCTATCGCGCGAGCGACAAGGCGGGCAACGTGGCGGCGGAGAAGGCCGTCGACTTCACGGTGGTCCCGCCGCCGACCGACGACAAGACGCCACCGGAGACCTCGGCCACGGTGAGCGGCGAGAAGAACGACAAGGGCGAGTACGTCGGGATGGCGACGGTCACCGTGACGGCGTCCGATACCGGATCCGGCGTCAACAAGATCGAGTACGCGGTCGGTGACGGCGGCGCGTGGACGGCGTACACCGCGCCGGTCATGGTCCACGCGGCGGGCGCGCACAAGATCCGCTACCGCGCGGCCGACAAGGCGGGGAACCAGGCGGCGGAGAAGGCCGTCGAGTTCACCGTGGTCACGCCGCCGGTCGAGGACAAGACGCCGCCGGAGACCACCGCGAAGGTCGAGGGCGACAAGAACTCGGACGGCGCGTACGTCGGCAAGGCGAAGGTGAGCGTCAACGCGACCGACGCCGGCTCCGGGGTCGACAAGGTCGAGTACTCCCTGGACGGAGGCCCGTATCTCGCGTACGCCGCCCCGGTCGTCGTCGACCGCGTGGGCCGGCACACGGTGGCGTACCGCGCGAGCGACAAGGCGGGCAACACCTCGGCGGCCAAGGACGTCTCCTTCACCGTCGCGGAGGGCGGCGGGGTCCCGGCCCCCAACTGCCCCGAGTTCGACGAGCGGTTGACGGTCTTCGTGGGCACGGTCGACACGGGCATCCCGAACCGCGTCACCAACAACCGCTGCCGCATCAACGAGATGATCGAGGACGAGAAGGAGTGGACGTCCCACGCGCTCTTCCTGAAGCACGTCAAGAGCGTCACGGACAAGCTCCTGAGGACCGGTGAGATCGACCAGCGCGAGTACAGCAAGATCAACCGCGCCGCCAAGCAGTCCGGCATCGGTAAGCCGGGCCAGACCGAGGGCTACCGCAAGATCTTCGACGGCACCCAGGACTCCCTGAACAAGTGGGAGCAGGTCGGCGGCGGCAAGTTCGGTCTGAACCCCGACGGTTCGATCACCAGCAGCACCACCGTCCAGGGCATGGGCATGCTGTGGTTCCCGCAGCGCAAGTACGGCGACTTCTCGCTGAAGCTCCAGTGGCGGGACGACGCGCCGGGCAACGGCAACGCCAACGGCGGGGTCTTCGTGCGCTTCCCGCAGGTCCACGACCACCCGGAGGAGTCGCGTCCGGAGTGGGTCGCCATCAAGTACGGGCACGAGGTGCAGGTGCTCGACCGTCCTGACGGCGACATGTACAAGACGGGGTCGATCTACGGCTTCGACCGGGTGGGTCTCGGCGGCGCCGGGGTGACCCCGAAGGGCACGTGGAACGACTACGAGATCAAGGTGGTGGACCAGCATTACTCGATCTACCGCAACGGCGTCCTGATCAACGAGTTCGACAACACAGGCGGCCAGGACTTCACGCCGCCGCGTGGCGACGACCCGGGCACGGACGGACGGCGGTACTCGTCCGGCTATGTGGGGCTTCAGGTCCACGGGGTCACGGATGTGATCTCGTACCGGGACATCAGGATCAAGGAGTTGTAG
- a CDS encoding ThuA domain-containing protein gives MVAGALSTQAATARPYPEPPLTTMSLPSPPGQANVRVLVFHGSAAGGDESPVVNAGIEAIEKIGQSGPAAQRFRIEATDDPAVLTNEAKLGKFNAIAFLTGGGDVLDPEQEAGLEAYMEAGGGFLGIHDAARAEPYSSWFTGLIGARPADSSPTNVQRATVEVGDRENPATKDLPLQWKRPDQWLNWTKNPTGEVHTVARVRESTYQPGESKNGADHPVSWCRDYDGGRSFYTGMGGTAASYDETDFRQHLRGALLWATRIARADCKATINANYKAQRLTQANQPGQNDQIGEPHGLVTAPDGRVFYIGRGGADSSQPVVTDWNNPDIGKGKGEIHVYDPKTKKVTLAGALTVFGNKGGGDELIKVEEGLLGIELDPKFEQNGWVYLHYTPHSKINRETHMAERYVSRFTLDQATNKLDLASEKVLLKWPVQIHSCCHSGGGMAWDSKGNLYIATGDNNSSGFSSGYSGNNPQPSFKGVSFADARRTAGNTNNLNGKILRIHPEADGTYTLPDGNLFTGKEPDEGGGKTRGEIYVMGVRNPARISVDKKTDTLYAGWVGPDAGQPSTTWGPAKYDTFAAITHASNRGWPYCMGNNQPYRDRNLPDPTKPLGWYDCKNLKNESPNNEGLVNIPPAEPNNIWYSPQGGGVDYPRDANGVPSYKTEEQKILLPWLKGGGQATMNGPVYRFDAANSSADKWPSYWDGKWFVGDFYDGDQPRHAVLTDPKTVGSGGLPVHAESLKKIIPIGNDGIKNLMDWKFAADGSLYVLDYGRGFFTSDSKSALWRVTYSGGEATPAAKDLARRAG, from the coding sequence ATGGTCGCCGGCGCGCTCTCCACGCAGGCCGCCACCGCGCGGCCCTATCCCGAACCACCGTTGACAACGATGTCCCTGCCGTCGCCGCCCGGTCAGGCGAACGTGCGCGTCCTCGTCTTCCACGGCTCGGCGGCGGGCGGCGACGAGTCACCGGTCGTGAACGCCGGCATCGAGGCCATCGAGAAGATCGGCCAATCCGGCCCGGCCGCCCAGCGGTTCAGGATCGAGGCGACCGACGACCCTGCGGTCCTCACGAACGAGGCCAAGCTCGGCAAGTTCAACGCGATCGCCTTCCTGACCGGCGGCGGCGACGTCCTCGACCCCGAGCAGGAGGCGGGCCTCGAGGCCTACATGGAGGCGGGCGGCGGTTTCCTCGGCATCCATGACGCGGCCCGCGCCGAGCCGTACTCGTCCTGGTTCACCGGTCTGATCGGCGCGCGCCCTGCCGACTCCAGCCCGACGAACGTGCAGCGCGCCACCGTCGAGGTCGGCGACCGGGAGAATCCGGCCACCAAGGACCTGCCCCTCCAGTGGAAGCGCCCCGACCAGTGGCTGAACTGGACCAAGAACCCGACCGGCGAGGTCCACACCGTGGCCCGCGTGCGCGAGTCGACGTACCAGCCGGGCGAGAGCAAGAACGGCGCCGACCACCCGGTCTCCTGGTGCCGTGACTACGACGGCGGACGTTCCTTCTACACCGGCATGGGCGGCACGGCGGCCTCGTACGACGAGACGGACTTCCGCCAGCACCTGCGCGGCGCACTGCTGTGGGCGACCCGCATCGCGCGCGCCGACTGCAAGGCGACCATCAACGCCAACTACAAGGCGCAGCGCCTGACCCAGGCCAACCAGCCGGGCCAGAACGACCAGATCGGCGAGCCGCACGGCCTGGTCACCGCGCCCGACGGGCGCGTCTTCTACATCGGCCGCGGCGGCGCGGACTCCTCGCAGCCGGTCGTCACCGACTGGAACAACCCGGACATCGGCAAGGGCAAGGGCGAGATCCACGTCTACGACCCCAAGACCAAGAAAGTGACTCTCGCGGGAGCACTCACCGTCTTCGGCAACAAGGGCGGCGGCGATGAGCTGATCAAGGTCGAAGAGGGCCTGCTCGGCATCGAGTTGGACCCCAAGTTCGAGCAGAACGGCTGGGTGTATCTGCATTACACGCCCCACTCGAAGATCAACCGTGAGACGCACATGGCAGAGCGCTACGTCTCGCGCTTCACGCTCGACCAGGCCACGAACAAGCTGGACCTGGCGAGCGAGAAGGTCCTGCTCAAGTGGCCGGTGCAGATCCACAGTTGCTGCCACTCGGGCGGCGGGATGGCCTGGGACTCCAAGGGCAATCTCTACATCGCGACCGGTGACAACAACTCATCGGGCTTCAGCTCCGGTTACTCGGGCAACAACCCGCAGCCCAGCTTCAAGGGCGTCTCCTTCGCCGACGCGCGCCGCACGGCGGGCAACACCAACAACCTCAACGGCAAGATCCTGCGCATCCACCCGGAGGCCGACGGGACGTACACGCTCCCCGACGGCAACCTCTTCACCGGCAAGGAGCCGGACGAGGGCGGCGGCAAGACGCGCGGCGAGATCTATGTGATGGGCGTCAGGAACCCGGCGCGCATCTCCGTCGACAAGAAGACCGACACCCTCTACGCGGGCTGGGTCGGTCCGGACGCCGGTCAGCCGTCGACGACGTGGGGCCCGGCCAAGTACGACACGTTCGCCGCGATCACGCACGCCTCCAACCGCGGCTGGCCGTACTGCATGGGCAACAACCAGCCCTACCGCGACCGGAATCTGCCGGACCCGACGAAGCCGCTCGGCTGGTACGACTGCAAGAACCTCAAGAACGAGTCGCCCAACAACGAGGGCCTGGTGAACATCCCGCCGGCCGAGCCGAACAACATCTGGTACTCGCCGCAGGGCGGCGGCGTCGACTACCCGCGCGACGCGAACGGCGTCCCGAGCTACAAGACGGAGGAGCAGAAGATTCTCCTGCCGTGGCTCAAGGGCGGCGGCCAGGCCACGATGAACGGCCCGGTCTACCGCTTCGACGCGGCCAACTCCAGTGCGGACAAATGGCCTTCGTACTGGGACGGCAAGTGGTTCGTCGGCGACTTCTACGACGGCGACCAGCCCCGGCACGCGGTCCTGACCGACCCGAAGACGGTCGGCAGCGGCGGCCTTCCGGTGCACGCCGAATCCCTGAAGAAGATCATCCCGATCGGCAACGACGGCATCAAGAACCTCATGGACTGGAAGTTCGCCGCCGACGGTTCGCTCTACGTCCTCGACTACGGCCGCGGCTTCTTCACCTCGGACTCCAAGTCGGCGCTGTGGCGCGTCACTTACTCGGGCGGCGAGGCCACACCGGCCGCCAAGGACCTGGCAAGGAGGGCGGGATGA
- a CDS encoding multicopper oxidase domain-containing protein, protein MDRRSFNRRMLVGGVAATAGVTSLSLAAAPEASTAEGPKTAPAGGEVRRIKMYAEKLPDGQMGYGLEKGKASIPGPLIELNEGDTLHIEFENTMDVDASLHVHGMDYEISSDGTRHTTSHVEPGGKRTYTWRTHAPGRRKDGTWRPGTAGYWHYHDHVVGTDHGTGGVRKGLYGALIVRRKGDLLPDKTFTIVFNDMTINNKAGHDSPNFEATVGDRVEFVSITHGEYYHTFHVHGHRWADNRTGLLTGPDDPSQVLDDKITGPGDSFGFQVIAGEGVGAGAWMYHCHVQSHSDMGMAGLFLVKKADGTIPDYEPHHAAGSAKKSGEPKSGASGHDHG, encoded by the coding sequence ATGGACCGACGGAGCTTCAACCGGCGGATGCTCGTGGGCGGCGTGGCCGCGACGGCCGGGGTGACATCGTTGTCGCTCGCCGCCGCGCCCGAGGCGAGCACGGCCGAAGGGCCGAAAACCGCTCCCGCGGGCGGCGAGGTGCGCCGCATCAAGATGTACGCCGAGAAGCTGCCGGACGGGCAGATGGGCTACGGCCTGGAGAAGGGCAAGGCGTCCATCCCCGGCCCCCTCATCGAGCTGAACGAGGGCGACACCCTGCACATCGAGTTCGAGAACACCATGGACGTCGACGCCAGCCTGCACGTCCACGGCATGGACTACGAGATATCCAGCGACGGCACCAGACACACCACGAGCCACGTCGAGCCGGGCGGCAAACGGACGTACACCTGGCGCACGCACGCGCCGGGCCGCCGCAAGGACGGCACCTGGCGCCCCGGCACCGCGGGCTACTGGCACTACCACGACCACGTCGTCGGCACCGACCACGGGACGGGCGGCGTACGCAAAGGGCTCTACGGCGCGCTGATCGTGCGCCGCAAGGGCGACCTGCTGCCGGACAAGACGTTCACGATCGTTTTCAACGACATGACGATCAACAACAAGGCGGGTCACGACAGCCCCAACTTCGAGGCCACGGTGGGTGATCGGGTCGAGTTCGTCTCGATCACGCACGGCGAGTACTACCACACGTTCCACGTCCACGGTCACCGCTGGGCGGACAACCGCACCGGCCTGCTCACCGGCCCCGACGACCCGAGCCAGGTCCTCGACGACAAGATCACCGGGCCGGGGGACTCGTTCGGCTTCCAGGTCATCGCGGGGGAGGGGGTGGGGGCGGGCGCCTGGATGTACCACTGCCATGTGCAGAGCCACTCCGACATGGGGATGGCGGGCCTCTTCCTGGTGAAGAAGGCGGACGGAACGATCCCGGACTACGAGCCGCATCATGCCGCCGGGAGCGCGAAGAAGTCCGGTGAGCCCAAGTCAGGGGCGTCCGGGCACGATCACGGCTAG
- a CDS encoding GMC family oxidoreductase, protein MSKDSVYDYVIVGAGSAGCVLAARLSEDPKVRVALVESGPRDRKTEIRIPAAFPKLFKTPYDWDYSTAKQSALDGRELYWPRGHMLGGSSSMNAMMWVRGHRDDYDAWGEAAGPEWSYDALEPYFRRAERWTGGAGGRPGGAGAGSVYGSEGPLWISPPRALNPTTGAFLDACREAGLRELTELNEPDHSGFALTPVNQRRGRRWSAADGYLKPARRRRNLDVLTDARVRRLEFDGTRVAGVIADGVPGKLIARREVLLSAGSIGSPQLLQASGVGDPADLAKVGIEPRIESPGVGRHLQDHLAYAVTMRCPEPVTLTGADSLANVGRFLLGGRGPLTSNVGEAVAFIKTRPELAAPDIELVFAPVPFINHGLTPPVEHGITIGVVLLQPESEGRIKPRGPGVGSAPLIDPGYLTAEADIRTLVAGVRRAEELLAGRALAPYTSGPLAPHPGTVDDATLARTIRGASETLYHPVGTCRMGSDEASVTDPALRVRGVTALRVVDASVMPRITRGHTHAPTVALAEKAAELIRADARR, encoded by the coding sequence TTGAGCAAGGACAGCGTGTACGACTACGTCATCGTCGGTGCCGGATCCGCGGGATGTGTTCTCGCCGCACGGCTCTCCGAGGACCCCAAGGTGCGGGTGGCGCTCGTCGAGTCGGGGCCACGCGACCGCAAGACTGAGATCCGTATCCCGGCGGCCTTCCCGAAGCTGTTCAAGACCCCCTACGACTGGGACTACTCCACCGCGAAGCAGTCCGCGCTCGACGGCCGCGAGCTGTACTGGCCGCGCGGCCACATGCTGGGCGGGTCGTCCTCGATGAACGCCATGATGTGGGTGCGAGGCCACCGCGACGACTACGACGCCTGGGGCGAGGCCGCGGGGCCCGAGTGGTCCTACGACGCGCTCGAACCGTACTTCCGGCGCGCGGAGCGGTGGACGGGCGGGGCCGGCGGGCGGCCCGGCGGTGCGGGCGCGGGCAGCGTGTACGGAAGTGAAGGGCCGCTCTGGATATCTCCGCCGCGTGCCCTCAACCCGACCACCGGCGCGTTCCTCGACGCCTGCCGCGAGGCGGGCCTGCGCGAGCTGACGGAACTGAACGAGCCCGACCACAGCGGCTTCGCGCTCACTCCGGTCAACCAGCGCCGCGGGCGCCGGTGGAGCGCCGCCGACGGCTATCTGAAACCGGCCAGGCGGCGCCGCAATCTGGACGTCCTGACCGACGCGCGGGTCCGCAGGCTGGAGTTCGACGGGACGCGCGTGGCCGGCGTCATCGCCGACGGGGTCCCCGGGAAGCTGATCGCGCGCCGCGAGGTGCTCCTCAGCGCGGGCTCCATCGGCTCGCCGCAGCTCCTTCAGGCCTCCGGCGTCGGCGATCCGGCCGACCTCGCGAAGGTGGGCATCGAACCACGTATCGAGTCCCCGGGCGTGGGCCGCCACCTCCAGGACCATCTCGCCTACGCGGTCACCATGCGCTGCCCGGAGCCCGTCACGCTGACCGGCGCGGACTCACTCGCCAACGTCGGCCGCTTCCTGCTCGGCGGGCGCGGCCCGCTCACGTCGAACGTCGGCGAGGCCGTGGCCTTCATCAAGACGAGGCCCGAACTGGCGGCGCCCGACATCGAGTTGGTCTTCGCCCCCGTTCCCTTCATCAATCACGGGCTGACCCCGCCGGTCGAACACGGCATCACGATCGGCGTGGTGCTGCTCCAGCCGGAGAGCGAGGGCCGGATCAAGCCGAGGGGCCCGGGAGTCGGCTCCGCACCCCTCATCGACCCCGGTTATCTGACGGCGGAGGCCGACATCCGCACGCTTGTCGCCGGAGTGCGTCGCGCGGAGGAACTCCTCGCGGGGCGCGCCCTCGCCCCGTACACATCGGGGCCCCTGGCGCCGCATCCGGGCACGGTCGACGACGCGACGCTCGCCCGGACGATCCGCGGGGCGTCCGAGACGCTCTACCACCCGGTCGGCACCTGCCGGATGGGCAGCGACGAGGCCTCCGTCACCGATCCGGCGCTGCGGGTGCGGGGAGTGACGGCGCTGCGGGTGGTGGACGCCTCGGTCATGCCGCGGATCACGCGCGGCCACACGCACGCCCCCACGGTGGCGCTCGCGGAGAAGGCTGCCGAGCTGATCAGGGCGGACGCGCGGAGGTGA
- a CDS encoding substrate-binding domain-containing protein has protein sequence MTEPPSAAPRPTLEAVAARAGVSRATVSRVVNGDAGVREVLAEKVRQAVEELGYVPNRAARSLVTRRHDAVAVVIAEPETRVFADPFFALQLRGISKELTSRDVQLVLLLTEGRDDHERVGRYLAGGHVDGALVFSLHLDDPLPGIIQGAGVPTVFGGRPGWPEGTVTSPYVDCDNRGGARDAVRHLLSLGRTRIAHITGALDQTSAVDRLDGFRDVLPEAGDRFVAQGDFTPAGGERAMRELLDRVPDVDAVFAANDLTASGALRVLRERGKRVPEDVAVVGFDDMLAVAEQVDPPLTTVRQDIEEMGRLMARMLLARGELPTESVVLPTELVRRGSA, from the coding sequence GTGACCGAGCCGCCGAGCGCCGCCCCGCGCCCCACCCTGGAGGCCGTGGCCGCACGGGCCGGAGTCTCACGGGCCACGGTGTCCCGCGTCGTCAACGGCGACGCGGGCGTACGCGAGGTGCTCGCCGAGAAGGTCAGGCAGGCGGTCGAAGAGCTCGGCTACGTGCCGAACCGCGCCGCCCGCAGTCTGGTGACCCGCCGCCACGACGCGGTCGCCGTGGTGATCGCCGAGCCGGAGACACGGGTCTTCGCCGACCCGTTCTTCGCCCTGCAACTACGGGGAATCAGCAAGGAGTTGACGTCACGGGACGTCCAGTTGGTGCTGCTGCTCACGGAGGGAAGGGACGACCATGAGCGGGTCGGCCGCTATCTGGCGGGCGGCCATGTGGACGGCGCCCTCGTCTTCTCCCTGCACCTGGACGATCCGCTGCCCGGCATCATCCAGGGCGCGGGGGTGCCGACGGTGTTCGGCGGCCGCCCGGGGTGGCCGGAGGGGACGGTGACGTCTCCGTACGTCGACTGCGACAACCGCGGCGGCGCGAGGGACGCCGTCCGTCACCTCCTCTCGCTGGGCCGCACCCGCATCGCACACATCACCGGCGCGCTCGACCAGACGTCGGCGGTGGACCGCCTCGACGGCTTCCGCGACGTCCTGCCGGAGGCGGGGGACAGGTTCGTCGCGCAGGGAGACTTCACCCCGGCGGGCGGCGAGCGGGCGATGCGCGAACTCCTGGACCGCGTCCCTGACGTGGACGCGGTCTTCGCCGCCAACGACCTGACGGCGTCGGGTGCGCTCCGGGTGCTCCGGGAGCGGGGGAAGCGGGTGCCGGAGGACGTCGCGGTGGTGGGCTTCGACGACATGCTGGCGGTGGCCGAACAGGTGGACCCACCGCTGACGACGGTGCGCCAGGACATCGAGGAGATGGGCCGCCTGATGGCCCGGATGCTCCTGGCACGCGGCGAGCTGCCGACGGAGAGCGTGGTCCTGCCGACGGAGCTGGTGCGGAGGGGGTCGGCGTAG
- a CDS encoding chaplin, which produces MRKCAILAAAAFAAVTVIGGAGSAVAADDGPGASAVGAAQNSPGIISGNVLQVPLDVPINACGNSLNVVGLLNPAANNNCK; this is translated from the coding sequence ATGCGCAAGTGCGCGATCCTGGCAGCAGCGGCGTTCGCCGCGGTCACCGTCATCGGCGGGGCCGGTTCCGCCGTCGCCGCCGACGACGGCCCCGGCGCCTCCGCCGTGGGCGCGGCTCAGAACTCGCCGGGCATCATCAGCGGCAACGTCCTCCAGGTCCCCCTCGACGTCCCGATCAACGCGTGCGGCAACTCCCTGAACGTCGTCGGCCTCCTCAACCCGGCCGCCAACAACAACTGCAAGTAA
- a CDS encoding beta-1,3-glucanase family protein, whose translation MISRRVFLSTAAGAAGALTYPVWGSALSPGAKAAPATCELALQNKSLPGEVRAYVTGHEQGTDRWVLLKPDGGVYRPDSPSAPQTPLPVDCAIPLGAAGSAPKVLTLPQMFGARVYFVRDDKLDFFLNPGPSLVEPAFATKEDPNYGRTWSFCEFTFNSTQLYANISYVDLVTALPIGLTLEGDATHTVAPLPDGAVDKIAADLVAQEEKDGQPWGDLVIRGDGGDVLRVISPQNLMAPYFDRPDEMPFRDVWNSYIDETWEKYRGTDLKIDLQGGRGVFTGRVSGDTLTFNGGHTFPKPTSKDIFTCNHGPFTNNPGDSDDKKGLLARLAAGFNRSIMLTHAEQPNGAGAGDYYKGDVTNHWARVVHANSPIGYAFPYDDVRPDGEPDVSGAAHDGNPRRFTVSVGS comes from the coding sequence GTGATTTCGCGTCGAGTGTTCCTGTCCACTGCCGCCGGTGCTGCCGGAGCCCTCACCTATCCCGTCTGGGGAAGCGCCCTCAGCCCCGGCGCCAAGGCGGCGCCCGCGACCTGTGAACTCGCCCTCCAGAACAAGTCGTTGCCCGGCGAAGTGCGGGCCTACGTCACCGGACACGAGCAGGGCACCGACCGCTGGGTCCTGCTGAAGCCGGACGGGGGTGTCTACCGCCCCGATTCGCCGTCGGCCCCGCAGACGCCGCTGCCGGTCGACTGCGCGATCCCGCTCGGCGCCGCGGGATCGGCGCCCAAGGTCCTGACGCTGCCTCAAATGTTCGGCGCCCGCGTCTACTTCGTACGGGACGACAAGCTGGACTTCTTCCTCAACCCAGGTCCTTCGCTGGTCGAGCCCGCCTTCGCGACCAAGGAGGACCCCAACTACGGGCGCACCTGGTCGTTCTGCGAATTCACCTTCAACAGCACGCAGTTGTACGCCAACATCAGCTACGTGGACCTCGTCACGGCCCTGCCCATCGGCCTGACCCTGGAGGGGGACGCCACGCACACGGTGGCCCCGCTGCCGGACGGCGCCGTCGACAAGATAGCCGCCGACCTCGTCGCCCAGGAGGAGAAGGACGGTCAGCCCTGGGGCGATCTGGTGATCCGCGGGGACGGCGGTGACGTACTCCGGGTCATCTCGCCGCAGAATCTCATGGCCCCGTACTTCGACCGCCCCGATGAGATGCCGTTCCGGGACGTGTGGAACAGCTACATCGACGAGACGTGGGAGAAGTACCGCGGCACCGACCTCAAGATCGATCTACAGGGCGGCCGGGGCGTGTTCACGGGGCGGGTGAGCGGCGACACGCTGACGTTCAACGGCGGGCACACGTTCCCGAAGCCGACGTCGAAGGACATCTTCACCTGCAACCACGGTCCCTTCACCAACAACCCCGGGGACTCCGACGACAAGAAGGGCCTGCTCGCGCGGCTCGCGGCCGGTTTCAACCGGAGCATCATGCTGACGCACGCGGAACAGCCGAACGGTGCGGGCGCCGGGGACTACTACAAGGGTGACGTGACCAACCACTGGGCCCGTGTGGTGCACGCGAACTCGCCCATCGGTTACGCGTTTCCGTACGACGACGTCCGGCCTGACGGAGAGCCTGACGTGTCCGGTGCGGCACACGACGGAAACCCGCGCCGTTTCACGGTGAGCGTCGGCTCCTGA
- a CDS encoding VOC family protein, with product MLNTRYVTGAPTWVDLGTPDLEGARAFYRALFGWEFQSGGAEFGGYGMYQADGKTVAGAMTVPADQAPPAWTVYFKTTDADATVKAVEQAGGSTVYEAMDVGDLGRMAVLSDAQGVGFAVWQPGTNKGLDLVDAPNSMCWMELYTPDIKAAQEFYGSVFGWGSTTQAFEGGSYTMVHPAGGTENDMFAGLWPLSDAPEEAEAGPYWTPYFQVTDIDAVLAKVEPSGGTVRVGRMDLAGVGSFAKLADPSGARFALMQPEAPSTG from the coding sequence ATGCTCAATACCCGTTATGTCACGGGCGCCCCGACGTGGGTCGACCTCGGCACCCCGGATCTGGAAGGCGCCCGTGCCTTCTACCGCGCCCTCTTCGGATGGGAGTTCCAGTCGGGCGGCGCGGAATTCGGTGGATACGGCATGTATCAGGCGGACGGCAAAACCGTGGCCGGTGCCATGACCGTCCCCGCCGACCAGGCACCTCCGGCCTGGACGGTCTACTTCAAGACGACGGACGCCGACGCGACGGTCAAGGCGGTCGAGCAGGCCGGCGGCAGCACGGTGTACGAGGCCATGGACGTCGGCGACCTCGGCCGCATGGCGGTCCTGAGCGACGCCCAGGGCGTGGGCTTCGCCGTATGGCAGCCGGGCACGAACAAGGGCCTCGACCTGGTCGACGCACCGAACAGCATGTGCTGGATGGAGCTCTACACCCCGGACATCAAGGCGGCCCAGGAGTTCTACGGCTCCGTGTTCGGCTGGGGCTCCACGACCCAGGCCTTCGAGGGCGGTTCGTACACGATGGTGCACCCCGCGGGCGGCACCGAGAACGACATGTTCGCCGGCCTGTGGCCGCTGTCCGACGCCCCGGAGGAAGCCGAGGCCGGGCCGTACTGGACTCCGTACTTCCAGGTGACCGACATCGACGCCGTCCTCGCCAAGGTCGAGCCGTCCGGGGGCACGGTGCGCGTGGGGCGCATGGACCTCGCGGGCGTCGGCAGCTTCGCCAAGCTCGCCGACCCCTCCGGAGCACGGTTCGCGCTGATGCAGCCGGAGGCGCCGAGCACGGGCTGA
- a CDS encoding WhiB family transcriptional regulator — MQIDMTAEPELAWQEQALCAQTGSEFFFPEPGSSVREAKYICQLCEMRPACLEYALAHDERFGVWGGLSEKERLSLRRT; from the coding sequence ATGCAGATCGACATGACAGCCGAGCCTGAACTCGCCTGGCAGGAGCAGGCCCTGTGCGCCCAGACAGGATCCGAGTTCTTCTTCCCCGAACCGGGCAGCTCGGTGCGCGAGGCGAAGTACATCTGCCAGCTCTGCGAGATGCGCCCCGCGTGTCTCGAGTACGCCCTGGCCCACGACGAGCGGTTCGGCGTCTGGGGCGGCCTCTCGGAGAAGGAGCGGCTCAGCCTCAGACGCACGTGA